A single window of Nicotiana sylvestris chromosome 5, ASM39365v2, whole genome shotgun sequence DNA harbors:
- the LOC138868686 gene encoding secreted RxLR effector protein 161-like, giving the protein MIGSLLYLTASRPNILFSVGLCTRFQANLKESHLKAVKRILRYLKGTPDLCLGYPRGYNSDLVGYNADCVGFHVDIKSTSRKAHFLGSCLVSGGTKKQNSVALSTAETKYVAAITCCAQLL; this is encoded by the coding sequence ATGATTGGATCACTATTGTATCTTACTGCAAGTAGGCCTAATATTTTGTTCAGTGTGGGTCTATGTACAAGATTTCAGGCAAATCTCAAAGAGTCTCACTTAAAGGCAGTCAAGAGAATACTTAGATATCTTAAAGGAACTCCTGATTTGTGTCTAGGGTATCCAAGAGGATATAACTCTGACCTAGTTGGTTATAATGCTGACTGTGTAGGTTTTCATGTTGACATTAAAAGTACTTCAAGAAAAGcacattttcttggttcatgccTGGTGTCTGGGGGAACAAAgaagcaaaactcagtggctctATCTACGGCTGAAACAAAATATGTAGCAGCAATAACTTGCTGTGCTCAATTGCTATAG